The following DNA comes from Kitasatospora sp. NBC_01287.
CGGCCGACCGAAGTGGACGAAGAACGGACGACAGCCATGACCAGCACGACCGCAGCAGCCGCGCACCCGATCGCCCTCCCCCTCGACCTCGACACGCTCGTCGCCCGCTACATCGCGGTGTGGAGCGAGCCCGACCCGGCCGCACGCCGCCGGGCCATCGCCGCCCTCTGGGCACCTGACGGCGTCGAGTACGTGGAGGGCGCCCACTTCCGTGGCCACGAGCGGCTCGCCGACCGGATCACCGAGGCGTACCAGCAGTTCGTGGCGAGCGGGACCTACGCCGTCACCGCCGGGGACGACGCCGCCGACGGGCACGGGGTGGTCACCTTCACCATCCAGCTGATCGCCCGGCAGGGGGCGGACGCGGGCCACCTCGCCTGGTCCGCCCGGGTGCTGCTCGTCCTGGACGAGGCCGGGCGGATCCGCGAGGACTACCACCTGACGGTGAAGGCACTCGCCACCTGACCAGCCGGCCCGGTCAGCCCGCGTCGGGGTGGCTGGCAGACTGCCGAGCATGGAATCAGCAGCACTCCCCACCGTGACCGTGTACGGCGAGGCCGAGTTGGAGGTCGAACCGGACCACGCCGACCTGCATCTGACCGTCCAGGTCCAGGACCGGGAACGCGAGTCCGTCGTGCGGCTCCTGGCCGAGGAGTTGCGGTCCGCCCGCTCGCTCCTCGCCCCCTACGGCGCGGCCGTGGAGCGGGTGGCCAACGGCGCCCTGTGGATCAATCCCGAACGCCCCGGCTCCCGGCGCGGCACCGAGCGGATCACCGGCTACCGTGGCAGCGCCCAACTGCACGTCACCGTCGTCGAATTCGAG
Coding sequences within:
- a CDS encoding nuclear transport factor 2 family protein — protein: MTSTTAAAAHPIALPLDLDTLVARYIAVWSEPDPAARRRAIAALWAPDGVEYVEGAHFRGHERLADRITEAYQQFVASGTYAVTAGDDAADGHGVVTFTIQLIARQGADAGHLAWSARVLLVLDEAGRIREDYHLTVKALAT